From the genome of Desulfovibrio sp. JY:
CGAGCCGAGCTTCGACAACAACCTGTTCGTGCTCGGCGTGCCCACGGACAAATGGAAGGAGCTGCGCGACAATCCCCGCCATCCCATCCAGAACCGGGTGACCCAGGGCGTGTATCCGCCGGGCTCGGTCTTCAAGCTGCTCATGGCCGCCGCCGGCTTGTCCGAGGGATTCATCAAGCCCGGCGACGTGGTGAGCTGCCCGCCGGCCTACCGGGTCGGCAACCGGGAGTTCCACGACTGGAAGAAATCGGGCTTCGGCGCCCTGGCGCTCAGGGACGCCCTGGTCCACTCCTGCGACGTCTATTTCTACAAGCTCGGCGACCGCATGGGCATCGAGCGCATCCACGACTACGCCCTGGCCAGCGGGTTCGGCGCCCGCACCGGCATCGACCTGCCCCATGAGAAGGGCGGGCTCATTCCCTCCAAGGAGTGGAAGCGCAAACGCTTCGGCGCGGCCTGGTCCCGGGGCGAGACGGTCATCGCCTCCATCGGCCAGGGCTACGTGCTGACCTCGCCCCTGCAGATCGCCCGCTACCTGTCGGCCCTGGTTTCCGACGGCAAGCTGCGCAAGCCCGAGCTGGTGGAGACCGAGGCCCCCCGGGTTGACGCCGACTTGCCGCTCAAGGACGTCGACCGCCAGTTCATCGTCGACTCCATGGTGGCCACGGTCGAACGCGGCACGGGCAAGTCGCTTTTCCGCCCGGACGTGGTGACCGGGGCCAAGACCGGCACGGCCCAGGTGGTCAAGCTCGTCAACGCCGACGTGCGGGTCAAGGGCAAGTTCATGCCCTACGAACAGCGCGACCACGCCTGGATGGCGAGCTGGGGCAAGAAGGACGGCAAGACCTACGTCGTGGTCTGCGTCGTGGAGCACGCCGGCGGGCATGGCGGCGAGATCTGCGGCCCCATCGAACGCAAGATTTACGAAGACCTTTTCGGTCCCGCCCCGTCCAAGAAGGCCCGGGCCGCCGCCGCGGCGCCGGCTGCGGAACCCGAACCCGCCGCCGCTCCGGGTGAGATCCCGGATTAGACCGCTCTGCAAGGACGTTTCATGCCGTTTGACCGCCGCCTGATTCTTTGCGTCA
Proteins encoded in this window:
- the mrdA gene encoding penicillin-binding protein 2, which gives rise to MRLDSEAPQQHAPRSGLVLIQLLVLGLFCLFTLRLWYLQVHKGTKFAEMARDNQLRQVLINSARGRILDKNGVPLAVSEPSFALGLVREDCEDVPGTLAKVSEWTGVDKAALAETFRRGKKRVKPFEPLILITDLPYEALARIEANEMFYPGLDIVIRQKRSYPTGPLMAHVLGYVAEANEQELEKNPELSLGDSVGKQGLEYALEDVLRGSKGKKQVEVDAFGRQHNEQILEPPQAGKDVTLAIDVKLQETCAKLLEGQAGALIVMEPDTGKIRAMVSEPSFDNNLFVLGVPTDKWKELRDNPRHPIQNRVTQGVYPPGSVFKLLMAAAGLSEGFIKPGDVVSCPPAYRVGNREFHDWKKSGFGALALRDALVHSCDVYFYKLGDRMGIERIHDYALASGFGARTGIDLPHEKGGLIPSKEWKRKRFGAAWSRGETVIASIGQGYVLTSPLQIARYLSALVSDGKLRKPELVETEAPRVDADLPLKDVDRQFIVDSMVATVERGTGKSLFRPDVVTGAKTGTAQVVKLVNADVRVKGKFMPYEQRDHAWMASWGKKDGKTYVVVCVVEHAGGHGGEICGPIERKIYEDLFGPAPSKKARAAAAAPAAEPEPAAAPGEIPD